Genomic window (Desulforapulum autotrophicum HRM2):
CTCGTCCGTGGAAAAGTCCCAGGTGGTGTTGTGGGGCGGGAAGCTCTCTTTGAACATTTCAGGGAGCTGGTCATCGGCCTTTGTAAAGCCTGCCCTTCGGTTGAATTCCTTTTCATCGTTGAGGATGGATTTACCGAGGCTGACCACATCGTCAGGGGTGAGGGACATCCCGTACTGGGCGTTGAGCAGATTTACAATGGTCTGGACCCCATCCTCATTGTCAAGGACAGCAAAGGCCACAAACAGGCATAGACCTGCTGCATCAATGGCTGCCGTGGCAATCTGGAGGTTCTGGGAGAGTGCAATGTTGCCCTCTTTCTTCAGGGGATCCACGGTGCCGCCAACGGCCAGGATGTTTGCCGTGACGCCATAGCCTGCGGTGTGGTCTGCGCCCATGGGGGTAGTGGCATAGGTGACGCCGACACCCTTGACCGATCTTGGGTCATAGGCGGGAAAGGCCTGTCGTTTGACTACGGGAATCCTGTCAACACCCAGGGCGTCGGCCGTAAAGGCGGTTCCATTGCCAAGAATTTTACCCATGGGTGTTCCCTTGCCAACCTCTTTGACCAGTTCAATGGCTGCCTTGCTGTCTCCCCATTCAATGAGGCCGGCTTCCATGGCCATGCCGATGGCAACGCCCGTGTCAATGGTGTCGATGCCAAAGTCGTCGCAGAGCCTGTCCATCATGGCAATGTCGTCAAGGTCTTTGATCAGGCAATGGGAACCAAAGGCCCAGAGGGTCTCGTATTCAAACCCGGAGGTGAGGTATTTTCCTTCCTTGTCATAGTATGCCTGGGAGCATTTCATGACGCAGCCCGGGTGGCAGCCTTCGGAAATGACACCGCCCCTGGCCTCGATGTTTTCAGCCATTTTTTCGCCGCTGATATCCTGGGCGTGCTCAAACCGGCCTGTTCTGAAGTTCTTTGTGGGCATGGCCCCGGCTTCGTTGATAACATTCACCAGAACTGCCGTGCCAAGGGCCGGAAGGCCTTCACCGCAAACGGGGTGGGAGGTGAGCATTTCGACCCAGCGTTTGTTGGCTACCTTGAACGCCTCTGGATCGGCCAGGGTCAGCCGGGGAGCACCCTTGTCATCCACGATGATGGCCTTGACCCCCTTGGAACCCATGACTGCACCCAGACCACCCCTGCCCAGTGCCCGGCCCGGTGTTCCCTTGGGATCGGCCACGTGGATGCTTGCGGCCTGGAGGCGCTGTTCGCCTGCCTGGCCGATGCACATGACACCGGTTCGTTTGCCGAATCGATCCCAGAGCTTCTCCATGGTGTTGTAGGTGCCGATCCCCACGTATTCGTCGGCCGGGACAATCTCAACACCGTCATTTTTAATGATGACCATTGAGAACTTTTTGTCTTCAGGTTTGCCCTCCAGCACAACCGCACTGATGCCAAGCTTTGCAAGTTTTTGAGAGACAAGGCCGCCTGAATTGCTCTCCTTGATGCCGCCTGTCAGGGGGGATTTGGCACCGGCTGAAAGCCTGCCCGAGTTGGCTGCAGGAGATCCTGATAAAAGGCCAGGAGCAATCACAAGTTTGTTGAATTTTCCCAGGGCATGACAGGTGGCAGGCACCTCGTTGAGCACCATTCTTGACGTCAATGCCCGGCCTCCGAGGCCGGCCAGATCGGCAGGTGTTTCTTCAAATGTATATGTTTTATCTGTTGTGTTTATTCTCAATATTTTTGACATGATTTCTCCTTGAATCTTTTTTAACTTAAACATTATCGCTTCTGTTTTCTTCGTCCTTTTCCGTCGGGTTCGGCCATTTTGACAAGCTTTGGATCAAACCGGGCAATGGTTTCCACAAGATCTTTCTGCTGGGCCATGATATCCAGGATGTCCTTGTATGCCATGGGCACTTCATCCAGTCCCGCTGAAACCAGGGTGACACCTTTTTTTTCTAGGAATCGGTTCAGATCCTTTCTGCTAAACTGCTTTATTGCCGCATTGCGGCTCATCTTCCTTCCTGCCCCATGGGCTGCGGAATTTAAGGCCCGGGTGTTTCCAAGTCCCCTCACAACAAAACCGGGGGTGGCCATGGATCCCGGAATAACGCCTAGGACTCCCCTGTCTGCGGGAGTCGCTCCTTTTCGGTGAACAATCACCTCCTCATCCCCACACTGCATTTTCCACGCAAAGTTATGGTGATTTTCCAGGGTCAGGACCGAAACCGCCCCCAGATGGCTCAATACACTTTGGTGGATGATATCATGGTTCGCAGACGAATATCTGCCCATGAGTTCCATTGCCTTCCAGTATTCAAGCCCTTCTGACCGATCAAGGTCGAGCCAGGCAAGGTCGCTTAGATGTTTGGGAAGTTCAGGATGGAGGCGGCGGGCAAGCGTGCTGTAGTGTTTGGCAATGGCCGCCCCCGCTCCCCTGCTTCCGCTGTGGGTCAAAAGTGCCAGATAGTTGCCGGGTTCAAGCCCCATCTCTGCTGCAGATAGGGTCAGAAGTCCAAATTCGGCAAAGTGGTTGCCCGACCCACTGGTGCCAAGCTGCTGCCAGGCCTTGTCTTTCAGCCCTTTCACAGTTGGGCAGAACGTCCAGTCTTCATCCATGACCCGGTGGTTATGGGGTCGTTTAAACGATTCTCCCATCCCAAATCTTGTCCCCTGCTCCAGGGCTGCCCTAAAGGGTTCCTGTAGGGCCTCGAATCTGTCAAATGCCAGATCCAGGACACTCATCTTTACCCGGCAGGCGATGTCCACACCTACGGCATAGGGAATGACGGCATCCTTTACGGCCAGGACTCCGCCAATGGGAAGTCCATAACCCATGTGGGCATCGGGCATGAGTGCCCCCTGGATGGATATGGGGAGGGTACAGGCGTTGTCCATCTGACGTATGGCATCGGCCTCAATCTCCCTTCCCCAGATTTCATAGGGGGCAAACTGTTGGATACGGGGTCTTTTTCCCATTGCTTTTCCATTGCAGGGTTGATTTAATTCATCTCAAACTGATCTGATATTAACCTTGTGATCGATAAAAAACAAGGGGTAATATGCGAGGGAATAACCTGTGAACACCATGGATAACCACACACCCCGACGTTTGTTTGTTGCCCTGTCCCTGCCAAGGGCGGTGGTTGATTTTCTTGAACAGATGCAGAAATCCTTGAAGAACAGGGGTTTCAAGGCCTCCTGGTCCCGTATGGAGGCCATGCATCTGACGTTGAAATTTATTGGAGAGACCCCAACGGAAAATCTGGAGTCCATTATCCGGGCCGTTCAAACAACGGCGGCAGCCCATCATCGGTTTAAATTAAAGGTGCAGGGGGTGGGGGTCTTTCCCTCAACCCGGAAGGCAAGGGTTTTATGGGCAGGAGCGGGTTGGGAAAACCGGGATCTGTCAGAGATCTATCAGGTGCTTGAATCTAATCTGGGCCAGGCCGGTATTCCCCTGTCAAAGAAACGGTTCTTCCCCCACTTCACCCTGGCCCGGTTCAGGAAAGCCGTGGATCACCAGCAGATTGCGGATGTGATGGATGCCTTTGGGAACCACAGTTCAGCATCCTTTGAGTGTCGCTCTATTGATCTTGTTCAGAGTGTCCTCAAGTCTTCCGGAGCGGTTCACACCCTTGTTGCCCGGGCAGATTTTAAACCGTGATCAGGTTTTGGCGGGATTGGTTTCTTTACAGACCATCTCAAATTTTTCCAAGGTCCCGTGCTTGGGGGTTTCCGTGAATGTTGCCCGGCAACAGGTCTGCATGACGATGGTGGAACTGAATGGCCCTGAAAGGCGGGTACCCTCGGCCATGGGGCCGTTGACAATGATTTGTGCAAGGCCCAGGCTTTGCCGGTTCCACTCCAGGAGCTGAAATCGATTTCGCTCAAGGGCCTGGACTCTGGATTCACTCCTTTGCCTTGTGGCAGGCTCGTGTTTGTTCAGGTTTTCCAGGGCCTGCGCCATGGTTCGTTTGCGATGGTTAAGATTTTTCAGAGCATTAATGGCCGATGTAAGCTTTTTGTCAAGGGCCGCTACCAGAACAGCCGTCCTTGTGCTCTGATCTTTTGGTTCGGTTTGATGCCGGGCTTTTTCAGCCTTTGCGGCGTCATAGAGCCGCTTTAGGCGGACCATTTTTTTAAAGACCTGGTCGATGCTTTTCCCCAGATCCTTGATGTTTTTTTCAAGGTTGCGAAGTTCCTGCCCGGCCAGGTCAACATCCTCTTCAATCCTTTCAAGGGCCAGGATCAGGTGCTCTTCTCTGGCTGCACTGATATGGCAGGGTTCAGTCACATCGCTTCCCACACCCAGGGCTGATACGCCTCCTTTTGCCGATACCGTGGAGGCGATGATCCGGCTTTTCAGAGCCAGGCAGCGCCCGCTGATGGTAATGGTGGAATCAAGGATCTCATGGTCCACAATAACATCTCCAAAGGCCTCGATGGTGGAGTTGTGTATGTACCTTGCACGGACATTGCCCTGGGTTTTGATGACGGCATTGGTGATGCCGATGGAAACAGTGATGTCGCCAAGGCTTTCAAGGCGGGTATCCCTGATTTCCCGGGCTTTTACCGTTCCCGCCTTTACAGGGTACGCTCCGGTGAGAATCCCTGAAACAGTCAGGGCCGCATGGGTTTCGATGGCGCCGAATTTCATGTCAGCATCGTCCAGGACATTGACGGCTGGAAATACATGGAGTTGTCCCAGCAAAGACACAAACGGCGTGCCGCTGCCGGCTGCAAAGACCCGGGTGCAATCCCTTGCCAGCCTTACCCCCTTGCCGCAGTTAAAAACAGAGGGCTCTGTTCTGTGGGGAAGCGCTTTTCCCCGGGTATTACCGAAAACATCAATCCCGGGGACGGCCTGCTCAATTTTTTCAAGTTCTGCAAGGAGATCACCCCGTTTCACCCGGATGGGTTCTTTTGCGTCCACATCAAAGAGATATTTTACCCTTGTTGTCCCTGGAACAACTGGAAGATTCCCCCTGGCCAGGATGAAGCGTGGCAGGCCTTTGTCCAGGCAACACTGGAGGGTTTCTGCCCTGAGGATTCCGTGGCTTATCCCTTTTGTCTCCATGGCTGCCTTGAGTATTGTCAGGGTGGCGGGTGATATCCCTGGCTCTGGTATCTCGGCCCAGGCCTCCATGGCATCCGGTGACAGGGTGATATTGATTTTATTTTCCGATGGGTTCATGTCTTCTGATTGATCATCAGGAACGTTTAAACTTTTCTGGTCGGCAAGGATGAGGTTGCACTGCCCAGGGGTCAAAAAGCCCTCCGTTACCATGACGTCCCCAAGAAGGGTCACGGCCCTGTGCCGTTTGAACGCCTTGATCTGGGTCTCCATGGCCCGATCCACCTGTTGCTTTGTTGCAAACCCTTTTTGGATAACTGTGGCGGCAAAGGTTTTGTCCTGGTTTCTGATCATGAGAAAACGACGCTCTTCATGGGTAAGGGCCATTTTTCCCAGACTGTCCCTGCCCTGTTGGGGCACTGGATTGTCACCTTCGATCTGCCGTTGCTCTTCGGCAATGATTTGTCTTTGCCCAGCAGTGATGACGCCGGATTCAACAAGAATATCCCCGATCATTCGTCTGCTTTTTTCTTCCCGGAACTGTTTGAGCTGTTTTTTAAGGGCCAGATCCACCTGTTGTTTTGTTGCAAACCCTCTTTTGACTGCAATCTGGCCGAATTTTTCCCCCTGCTGCCTTAGAACGAGAAATTCCTGTAGCAGTTCAATGAGGTTTATCTGGTAGGGTGTGGCCATTTGTTCCTGGTGCATGAGTGCTGCAAAGGAACCTCCTGTTTCACCCTGAAGTTCAAGAAGCCGGTCCAACTGCTGCTTGTTTATGGTGCCGTATTTGAAGGCCACTTCACCCACGGAGGGAGGGGCGGTAGGGTGTGTCACGGTTTTCTCTTTGGGTTAGGGGGTATCAATTATAAATGTTTCCCCTCTTTTTAAACAAATTGCCTCCTGTGTCAAGCTATTCCTCCCCTGATGTCCACGGTTGGGGGCATCCCGTGGACATATTTATAATTGCTGGAGCTGAAACAGACATTTTGATATGCTCTTGGGGAGCACTATGGATTTTATGGATTTTTATGTAAGGGTAAAAACATGACAAACAATGATATTTTACGAATGTTCCGGTATGCCATGGACATAAGCGAATCAAAGCTGGTTGCGATTTTCGGGCTGGCAGGAGAGACCGTTGACCGGGATCAAATCGGGGCAATGCTTAAAAAGGAGGATGAGCAGGGCTTTGAGCTCCTTGATGATTCCTCCATGACGGCGTTTCTGAATGGGCTGATTGTCCATGAGCGTGGAGAGAAAAGTGGCTCCCAAGGGGCTGTCCTGCAGTCTCCCGAGTTCCTGACCAACAATATCATCCTGAAGAAGCTGAGGATCGCCCTTAACTTCAAGGAGGAGGATATGATGGCCGTGTTCAAGCTTGCCGGCAAGGATGTCTCAAAAGCAATGCTTTCCGCACTGTTTCGCAAACCGGGTCACAAGAACTACAAGGAGTGCGGGGATCAGTTTTTGAGAAATTTTCTCAAGGGACTTGCCATGCGCTATCGGGGATGATGTGGTGTGACCGGAGCAGATACCCTGCTCCGGCCATGGCGGTTATTCGGGTAGTATGAGGTTCATGGCAACGCCGATGATGCCGGCAAGGCCGATGCCCTGGAGGGTGAATTCTCCTGCGGAAAAACTCATTCCTCCAATGCCGAAGACAAGGATGAGTCCCACGATGGTTAGGTTCCTTGCCTCGGTAAGGTCTTGACCTGATTTTACAAGGGTGTTGAGGCCGACCACCATGATGGCACCAAAGAGCAGCAGCATGATACCGCCCATCACCGGTGCTGGGATGGTCTGGAGAAAGGTGCCGAATTTGTTGACAAATGCAAGAAGTATAGCTGCAATGGCCGCCCAGGTCATGATGGCGGGGTTAAACACCCGGGTCAGGGCAATGGCGCCGGTCACCTCGGAATAGGTGGTGTTGGGCGGTCCGCCCAGAAACGAGGCAAGGCTTGTTGCAATGCCGTCGCCGAGCATGGTGTTCTGGATGCCGGGATCCTTGACATAATCCTTGCCCGTGACGCTGCCGATGGCAAGCACATCACCAAAGTGTTCAATGGCAGGGGCAATGGCAATGGGTACGATGTAAAAAATAGCCTGAAGGTTCCATTCCGGCAGGGTAAAATGGGGCATGGCAATCCAGGGTGCTGAAGAAACAGTTGAAAAATCAACGATTCCAAAAATCAATGACAGGATGTAACCCACAATAATACCGCATAGGATGGGAATGAGCTTGATGAATCCTTTGCCAAAGAGGGATGCCAGAACCGTTGCCGTAAGGGCCGACAGAGAGATGATCATGGCCGTTCGTTCGGGAAAAAGAACAAACGCTCCATCGCCTGTTTTGCCCATGGCCATGTTCACTGCCACAGGGGCAAGGATGAGGCCGATGACCATGATGACAGGACCTGTGACAATGGGGGGCAGTACCCGTTTGACGATGCCACTTCCCTGCCACCGGATGAGAAGGCTTAACAGGACATAAACAACGCCTGCCGCGCAAAGTCCGCACATGGTGCCGGGAATTCCCCAGGTTTTGACCCCATACATGATCGGTGGAATAAAGGCAAAGGACGAGGCAAGAAAGATGGGGACTTTTCCCCGGGTGATTACCTGAAAAATAAGGGTGCCAGCACCTGCGGTGAAAAGTGCCACATTGGGGTTGAGGCCGGTGAGAAGGGGGACCAGTACCAGGGCGCCAAATGCCACAAAAAGCATCTGGGCTCCCAGCAGGGCGTCCTTGATCTGGAAATTGTAGTCTGTTGATGAATGGCTGCTTTCCGACATGTGTTCTTGTCCTCTTCCTTTATTTGATGGTTAAATGATTATTTGGTGCCAAATATTTTGTCCCCGGCATCACCCAGCCCAGGAAGGATGTAACCGACTTCGTTGAGGCGTTCATCAATGGCCGCCACATAAATGTCCACATCGGGATGGGCCTTCTGGATTTTTTCTATCCCTTCCGGGGCTGCAACCAGGAAGAGTCCCTTGATTCTGGTGCAGCCGGACGCCTTGAGCAGTTCAATGGTGGCAAGGAGGGTGCCGCCGGTTGCCAGCATGGGATCCAGGATCAGAGCAATACGTTCGTCCATGGCGCTTGCTGTCTTGACATAGTACTGAACTGGCTGAAGGGTCTTTTCGTCTCTGTAAAATCCCACAACGCTCACCTTTGCCGACGGGATCAGGTTGATCACCCCGTCCATCATGCCAAGCCCTGCCCTGAGGATGGGCACAATGGTGATTTTTTTACCCTTGATTCTTTCGACCTGAACAGGTCCTGCCCAGCCGTCTATGGTTGCGACCTCTGTTTCCATATCCTGGGTTGCTTCATAGGTGAGCAGTCCTGCCACTTCGGATGCCAGATCCCTGAAATCCTTTGTGGAAATGTCCTTCTGGCGCATCAATCCGA
Coding sequences:
- a CDS encoding RtcB family protein, producing the protein MGKRPRIQQFAPYEIWGREIEADAIRQMDNACTLPISIQGALMPDAHMGYGLPIGGVLAVKDAVIPYAVGVDIACRVKMSVLDLAFDRFEALQEPFRAALEQGTRFGMGESFKRPHNHRVMDEDWTFCPTVKGLKDKAWQQLGTSGSGNHFAEFGLLTLSAAEMGLEPGNYLALLTHSGSRGAGAAIAKHYSTLARRLHPELPKHLSDLAWLDLDRSEGLEYWKAMELMGRYSSANHDIIHQSVLSHLGAVSVLTLENHHNFAWKMQCGDEEVIVHRKGATPADRGVLGVIPGSMATPGFVVRGLGNTRALNSAAHGAGRKMSRNAAIKQFSRKDLNRFLEKKGVTLVSAGLDEVPMAYKDILDIMAQQKDLVETIARFDPKLVKMAEPDGKGRRKQKR
- a CDS encoding YehS family protein, whose protein sequence is MTNNDILRMFRYAMDISESKLVAIFGLAGETVDRDQIGAMLKKEDEQGFELLDDSSMTAFLNGLIVHERGEKSGSQGAVLQSPEFLTNNIILKKLRIALNFKEEDMMAVFKLAGKDVSKAMLSALFRKPGHKNYKECGDQFLRNFLKGLAMRYRG
- the upp gene encoding uracil phosphoribosyltransferase translates to MAVYVEDHPLIKHKLGLMRQKDISTKDFRDLASEVAGLLTYEATQDMETEVATIDGWAGPVQVERIKGKKITIVPILRAGLGMMDGVINLIPSAKVSVVGFYRDEKTLQPVQYYVKTASAMDERIALILDPMLATGGTLLATIELLKASGCTRIKGLFLVAAPEGIEKIQKAHPDVDIYVAAIDERLNEVGYILPGLGDAGDKIFGTK
- the thpR gene encoding RNA 2',3'-cyclic phosphodiesterase, with translation MDNHTPRRLFVALSLPRAVVDFLEQMQKSLKNRGFKASWSRMEAMHLTLKFIGETPTENLESIIRAVQTTAAAHHRFKLKVQGVGVFPSTRKARVLWAGAGWENRDLSEIYQVLESNLGQAGIPLSKKRFFPHFTLARFRKAVDHQQIADVMDAFGNHSSASFECRSIDLVQSVLKSSGAVHTLVARADFKP
- a CDS encoding FapA family protein; the encoded protein is MTHPTAPPSVGEVAFKYGTINKQQLDRLLELQGETGGSFAALMHQEQMATPYQINLIELLQEFLVLRQQGEKFGQIAVKRGFATKQQVDLALKKQLKQFREEKSRRMIGDILVESGVITAGQRQIIAEEQRQIEGDNPVPQQGRDSLGKMALTHEERRFLMIRNQDKTFAATVIQKGFATKQQVDRAMETQIKAFKRHRAVTLLGDVMVTEGFLTPGQCNLILADQKSLNVPDDQSEDMNPSENKINITLSPDAMEAWAEIPEPGISPATLTILKAAMETKGISHGILRAETLQCCLDKGLPRFILARGNLPVVPGTTRVKYLFDVDAKEPIRVKRGDLLAELEKIEQAVPGIDVFGNTRGKALPHRTEPSVFNCGKGVRLARDCTRVFAAGSGTPFVSLLGQLHVFPAVNVLDDADMKFGAIETHAALTVSGILTGAYPVKAGTVKAREIRDTRLESLGDITVSIGITNAVIKTQGNVRARYIHNSTIEAFGDVIVDHEILDSTITISGRCLALKSRIIASTVSAKGGVSALGVGSDVTEPCHISAAREEHLILALERIEEDVDLAGQELRNLEKNIKDLGKSIDQVFKKMVRLKRLYDAAKAEKARHQTEPKDQSTRTAVLVAALDKKLTSAINALKNLNHRKRTMAQALENLNKHEPATRQRSESRVQALERNRFQLLEWNRQSLGLAQIIVNGPMAEGTRLSGPFSSTIVMQTCCRATFTETPKHGTLEKFEMVCKETNPAKT
- a CDS encoding uracil-xanthine permease family protein, yielding MSESSHSSTDYNFQIKDALLGAQMLFVAFGALVLVPLLTGLNPNVALFTAGAGTLIFQVITRGKVPIFLASSFAFIPPIMYGVKTWGIPGTMCGLCAAGVVYVLLSLLIRWQGSGIVKRVLPPIVTGPVIMVIGLILAPVAVNMAMGKTGDGAFVLFPERTAMIISLSALTATVLASLFGKGFIKLIPILCGIIVGYILSLIFGIVDFSTVSSAPWIAMPHFTLPEWNLQAIFYIVPIAIAPAIEHFGDVLAIGSVTGKDYVKDPGIQNTMLGDGIATSLASFLGGPPNTTYSEVTGAIALTRVFNPAIMTWAAIAAILLAFVNKFGTFLQTIPAPVMGGIMLLLFGAIMVVGLNTLVKSGQDLTEARNLTIVGLILVFGIGGMSFSAGEFTLQGIGLAGIIGVAMNLILPE
- a CDS encoding aldehyde ferredoxin oxidoreductase family protein; this encodes MSKILRINTTDKTYTFEETPADLAGLGGRALTSRMVLNEVPATCHALGKFNKLVIAPGLLSGSPAANSGRLSAGAKSPLTGGIKESNSGGLVSQKLAKLGISAVVLEGKPEDKKFSMVIIKNDGVEIVPADEYVGIGTYNTMEKLWDRFGKRTGVMCIGQAGEQRLQAASIHVADPKGTPGRALGRGGLGAVMGSKGVKAIIVDDKGAPRLTLADPEAFKVANKRWVEMLTSHPVCGEGLPALGTAVLVNVINEAGAMPTKNFRTGRFEHAQDISGEKMAENIEARGGVISEGCHPGCVMKCSQAYYDKEGKYLTSGFEYETLWAFGSHCLIKDLDDIAMMDRLCDDFGIDTIDTGVAIGMAMEAGLIEWGDSKAAIELVKEVGKGTPMGKILGNGTAFTADALGVDRIPVVKRQAFPAYDPRSVKGVGVTYATTPMGADHTAGYGVTANILAVGGTVDPLKKEGNIALSQNLQIATAAIDAAGLCLFVAFAVLDNEDGVQTIVNLLNAQYGMSLTPDDVVSLGKSILNDEKEFNRRAGFTKADDQLPEMFKESFPPHNTTWDFSTDELQETLNF